In Maylandia zebra isolate NMK-2024a linkage group LG9, Mzebra_GT3a, whole genome shotgun sequence, the genomic stretch TGCtgtaaatgcttaaaaaaacccATGTGTTAATGCATGTGGTTATACAGAAATATGCTAACTTACTTAACATGGCTTTGGGCTGGGTAGAGTGAAACTTTTAGGCTTAAAAGTAATAACTCATTCCTGTAACACTGTAAATGCAAACAATACCCTCACTTATATTGAGTTATCTGCATTGAGTTTTTGCTTTAGAGTACAGCCTTGCATACTTGTTTGATTTAATAATTTGATCTGGTTTCATCGTCTGCACTGTTAATATTTAACTTTAAACCCTTAAGTTAGCAGCGCAGGGATTTTTGTTTCAGTAATTTTGCAGTCTTGTGGTGATTGAGATTCTTGTTTTGATTAGTGCTCCTGGTCAGTGGTGTTGTTAGGGTTTGTGGACCTGTTATTGCGCAGCGCATGGGGAACAGAAATGTAACAAAAGTGGGATTTTTttagttctcttttctttttaaatgataaaatttGCTAAACCTAGGTTGTCCAAAGTGCATTTAATTCAAACTGAAATTCTTTTAGTTCATGTGAATTATCCTCATTAGTACTAAACACTCaaaatattattattcacccTTATTAAGCAGATACGCATATTTTACGAGGCAGCAAGTCTACAtaatttttatgcatttatttatttattttttgtaaagcCCATTAAACAAATTTGTGTTGCCGTAACACTTCATAATGCAAAAGGGGCTGATACGCTGGATAGGTAACAAAAATCTAATAAATGTACCGGGCTTGCTCTAATACAGCACTGCAGGTTTTCAATAAATTAATAGCAGCGGGTATTTGGGTTTTAAACCATATCTAGATTTACCAGATGGTTTCCACTGTTTAATATTATCACTTGTTGTGTCAAATTGTACTAATTTACTGCATCTCTGCCATCTTGTTGAAGCAGAATGTGCACTGCCAGCAAATGTCTTCAAAGGCTGTCTTGCCATGCTGACTGCATCTGTGATCATACCAACTTTATTTTTACTCCTTTTTTTCCTATTGACCACAGAAATCGAGTTAATTATGTCTTCATTCCTTTCGACTGCTTTACTTTCAGTGTCTCGCTATGGCATTTGCTTTGTTTGCACTGTTACGCCATACTGGGACACTTGATTGGAACGAGCCATTGTTCATGTTATTGGCAACACCTGCTCTCCAGTCTCTGTGGAGGTGAAAATGCACAGATTGGATTGACATCCAATCACATTCACTTGTAACATCTCAAGTCAAGAAGATATCACTCCAGGCAAACCACCCCTGTCATTCAGTAGTAGTACGCCGTAAGACACTGAGGATCCAGTCAGTCAGTGTTCCCCTTCTTGCTGcgaaaagcacattttttgggAAGGGGGCAAAGTCCAATAGTCACTTTGTTTAATTGGTGGACATATCATTCCAACTGATGCGCTTCAAGTCAAGTTTAGTATGTGAAAGAAATTCCTGAGGCACCCAAAGAGAGGAACCCTTCTTAATGACATGAGGAGCCCTTGTGATGACAGACGTCCACGTTTTGTGGGTACTTGTCAACCTTCACTACATTATTATCACAGCGTGCGCGCTTAACTGTGTTGTCACTCTGCTGGAGAGGGTGGATACTCGCACATGACAGAGAATAAGTGCCTTGTCAACATGGAAATGTGATTGATGGCTGATCTATCAAGCCCTGGACTGTTACTCAGCCATGTATGATGTCTTTATAATACGACCATATGAATTTACAGATTGATGCCTTGACTGCATCTCACtgagatgtgagagactgaGCGTACGGTTCTATAAATGTTGCTTTTAGCTTTAATGTCAAGACTTTTTCCTCACTAGCGTGGCCTACATATGTGCTATGTCAAAAACCACcgtgaaaaacataaaataagctCTTGCATGAAGTTTAGAAGGATTTTGCATTATTGTTCAGCTGGTGGTCAGTGCAGCGGTAAACACAGGGATAATAGTCCAGGGCCTATGTAAGGGAGCCTCTTGTATGCCAGACTAAAATGTCAGACTGCATCCCTAAGAATCGAGCCAGGCTTAAAGCCCAGTGAATAATCCAGCGTTGTGTGTAATCAGCGTGAAAGAACAAGCCCGAACTCACTACTGAGCTTGACTGAATAGGCTTTTAAAAATACCCACTTCAGTTATATGATATAGGGAAGTGGGGAGAAAATCACGCAAGGCCCCATTTCCCACCATTTCAAAGCATTCTCAAAGAACCAAACCAAGCGAGGAACTCAAAGACATCACAACAAActttcacattttctttcatGTGCTTTGCAATATTGCAgaagaagacatgaaaacaaggAGAGGTTCACCTTGTTACCACACCAGTACTGCAATGTGCTGagctgacttttttttcctactTATGTCAGgcaaggatggaaggatggtaCCATTTCTGGTAGTTCTAAAAGTGCAGTGATTAAGGTATGAATTATTATTGTGTGGTGAGTAGATGTAATGACCATATGTGAAGAAATGTTTTGCATAATTTCAGAGCATGCACGTCATAAATAATGCCAGATTATACTATAGGGAGAAGACCagatgtcaaaatgaaaatcaGGGATTTAGttaaaactacatttttttcAATGATTATGCTGGAAGCAGATGCACTTCAGTGGGTGAGGCCACAGCTGGCCAAAGAGTTGAAAATGAACAAAGACGCATTTCTAATAGATGCTCAAGGTTACCTTGACAGTTTTCTCCAGCTTCCTTCTGTTTTCAAGATTAAGATTTAATGCCTTATGCCAAAACAAACTGGGTTTTTCCCTAACAAAAGTAAAGTTGGTATTTAAAAAGAGAGCGCAATGGCAAGATTGCTTGTAAGAGGTGGAAACTTGGAGATTTTTGCAACTGAGCCTCCTGCATATGCATTCCTGGCAGTTTCTTTCTCAAGGCATAAAATATAGAAAGAGGAATATTTAAATCAAGCATGAAAACTCATGCAGGTGCAGGATTATCATAGCCTGCACGATCAGATTTGAAGTGAAATAGCTGAAGAACTGAGAGAACAAAGGGATGACGACATGGACTTTGAACCCTATCTTGAAAACAATCGTGCCTCAGATAGAGATCAAACACAGTTTTCcctaataaagttttattacaGTCAAATTAAACTGTTAAAATTTCAGGACCATGGACAGCGCTCACAGTTTTCACCATAATCTCATGAGTTGTCCTCTAACACGACCTGCACGgattgtcagacacacacacacacacacacacacacacacacacacacacacacacacacacacacacacacacacacacacacacaagattcCCCatgaaatctgcaaaaaaatgcgTTGCACATGTTGACGgtaaagaaataaacttttGTTAATCAGGCATTTCCTGAAGTGATCTAAGTTGTTTTAATAGAAGAGCGCAACAGAACCAATGTCAAAAAATATTTGCACGGTTTGCAGTCCCACATTAGAGCCTGTCAGTTACtgaagaatgttttcattataaTGATTCTCTGCCACATTAGGCCTAGATTTAACATATACATGTATGACCTAAATTTAAATGCTTTTCTGGTTGCAATTAACAAGCTGTGCCTGTCCTGTTAGGAAATTACCTGCAGCTGAATCTCATCACTCAGTTTGCGATCATGGTCCAAACTGAATGGCTCCTGGGAGATTGGGCATGTTATATTGAAATAAACCGACTGTTTAGAAACCAGTGCAACATGTAGATCACAAATAAAAGTTACCACAGCACTATTTGGGAAGTATAAAAGAAGTATAAAACTTGATCATAATTTTGCATTCCATAAACCAAGCAATCACTGTGCTAGCAACAAGCTACAGCACgttaacagttactttaaacAGACAGTTTCGCTGAGTGTTGCTAGAGTTCAGCATATGAATACCACTCTCAGTGGGGGAAAAGTCACTTCACAatataaaatgcaaagaaaacacatttaactGTATAAAAATATGATTTCAGTATGGAATTATTTTAGCACTCTACCTAGTTAGCTGCTAAAAGGCTAATATTAGCTATGTGTTAGCAACCTATACTGGCTTGACCTAAGGCACTTCGAAACATATTGATGTTAATAATACTTTAGCTTTTAAATCATCCACATTCTACACCAACACAAGTGACATGGTTTAGGTTAATTTGGATACTTATCAGTAAGTCGGCCTACAGATTTTCAGGATCCTActgtgttaggttttgtattgttgattgtcatttatgcttagaaatatttaaccatatatgcttagaggtgtataatcatttgtagattgaaagaatgtctcatcctaggaggtctgtaacaactctgAGTAGCATGAAGGGGGAGGGCGTTCACTCCTctacagagtgttctggcatagatcacacacctcctaggagaggtcGTATTTTCTCTTTGTTGATATATGTCATAGCAAACATATGTATATctctttaagtataagagccttttgttcagatggacccgctagactcctggcaccagcgtttggggagtcttcacagggtcacatcttgacctcacacacacacacacacatacacacacacacacacacacacacatacacacacacacacacacacacatacacagtattctttgttcacatgtatacctatgtaagatgttatatgttaatgaccctatgcatattcatgtaaccacaataaaaggagtgctatggggaacctggctgagagtctgacggaggtcaagtgggGGAACGACGCTTGACCccaggcaggtctccctcatgcatgagtaacatgaagaactttgcctacttcgggtcttgcttgctgtgtaattatattgtcctcaacgttccagcgaataggttcaagctacaaacctatcatactgttttccattttcacCTGGTCCTTATGGCTGATATCCACTTGTTTGTCATTAAAGGGTATGTTTTTCAGTTCAGCCTGTAAATTACATCTGTGGGCTACTTTTCCTGCTCATAGTGTCTCTAACaacattttgtgtatttttcatttcatgattagcagaaaaacatcaacaaacagGCACATTTACCCaccaaaaaattaataaaaagacaaaaattctTCTTGAATCTGCTGTGGGTCGCACTTAAATCCAATCTGTCTTCATATTTCCTTTATTCTGGTCAAAGAGTTTTAGCAGTAGCACAACGTGCTTATGGTGCAAAATTTTCTCATTTAGTTTATTAAATCCTCTAGAACCTCTATTTGCTATCCAAAATTACTTACTAAACATAACTGAACAAAAAGTCCAGTAAACTTACATTTCCACGGAAGCTATATTTTCCTCTCACAATGGATCTGTAGAGCCGTGTGCGGCTGTCATCCTCAAACGGCACAGTTCCACTCAGCAAAATGTAGGCAATTACCCCTAAAGCCCACATGTCCACTGCACAGGAATAGGGTCTCCTCAGCAACATTTCAGGAGCCATGTACTCAGGGGTTCCACAAGTGGTCCTCAAAGACCACGACTCTCCAGTTTCCTCGTTGCCTCGTTCAGAAATCTCACACCTGGTGAGTGTGCTGGCAAAAGCAGACAATCCAAAGTCGGTCACCAACAATCTGGAGTCTGCTCCGGGGTGGTAGTACAGAAGATTCTCAGGCTTCAAGTCTCTGTGGGTGATTCCCAGGCTGTGCAGGTATACCAATGCAGCCAGTATCATCTGGATGGCCTGGGTAGCATCTCGCTCAGTGAAGTGGCCCCTGCTGACAACACGGTCCAAAAGTTCCCCTCCTGTCGCCAGTTCCAGTACCATGTAAACACGCTGTGGAAACTGGAACACCTCAACCAGCTGAATGACATTAGCATGGCTCACCCTCTGCAGCACTGCTAGTTCAGAATCACACACCACACGACCCTCTGGGGCCTCTACCTCCATCATTTTTATGGCAAAGGGCTGGCGAGTTGCCCTGTGCTCCACACGCACAACACGACTGAAACTTCCACGACCAATCAGGGCTTTGATGTCATACCTGACAGGGCAGAAGGGGAATGGTGACTCATTACAGCATAACTATCTCATGATACACTGCTGCAAAGCACTAAATGTCTCTCCCTGCAGCTGCAGTCCTGATGTATGGGAATATATGTTTTGCACTATGCTATACAGCATGCAAAGTCGATCAAACCAATATGTATGATCCTGATTTAGATCGCCAATAAACAAGGCAATACTTTATGCAAGCTTTGAATTATGGGATGATGAGCAATACACATGTTTCCCCTTAAAAAGGAATCAGTTTTGTTCCTTTAATTGTTTCTAGGCCTTTATCTGACAAGTACAGGAAGGCGGTGTTTCCGGCATTAAAACCCCCAAGGATCTCAAATGACTGTCTACCATTATTGCAGGATGTTGGGTTGGAAAGAATGAGAAAGACGAATGTTAAAAGGCTCCTATGAGCACTGCAAATGCAGGCTTTTCCACTTATGTTTGGCTGTAAATTGCTATTGCCAAATAATGTACTGGCCTCAAGATTAGTGGATAAAAGCCAATCTATCAGTTGCCACTTTCCTGGATTTTGAGG encodes the following:
- the LOC101479816 gene encoding serine/threonine-protein kinase H1-like; its protein translation is MGCGNSKVLPEASKKSYVSVVQSLVAFSKGHEDDDEPKKQKKKQKNPWFSASVDNPHLGPSSKQQIKQRQEWNKVPRYKDKFEPRVTARYDIKALIGRGSFSRVVRVEHRATRQPFAIKMMEVEAPEGRVVCDSELAVLQRVSHANVIQLVEVFQFPQRVYMVLELATGGELLDRVVSRGHFTERDATQAIQMILAALVYLHSLGITHRDLKPENLLYYHPGADSRLLVTDFGLSAFASTLTRCEISERGNEETGESWSLRTTCGTPEYMAPEMLLRRPYSCAVDMWALGVIAYILLSGTVPFEDDSRTRLYRSIVRGKYSFRGNPWPSVSNLAKDFILRLLVLDPATRLTAEKAVRHPWVVTTAANSSMTNLHRSISQNLRQRASRSSSRCPSSSTTSSTDASSLGRLMPPETKPKQQQQQGRAAGLIQPQRAIQPRARGHKEHQHHPTKALDSREG